One Nocardia iowensis DNA window includes the following coding sequences:
- a CDS encoding bifunctional [glutamine synthetase] adenylyltransferase/[glutamine synthetase]-adenylyl-L-tyrosine phosphorylase: MVRPPSARSAVPSVGRLGLLEPSAAASLRELGWDNVEGIPVLWALSRAPDADLALNTLIKLREQLGTDWATLDSAIRAETSLRGRLFALLGSSSAFADHLVADPAAWQILRRKGLPTRDELIADLLDTVDAVPEQGPNAGPLLFRAGQSGPEVVALLRKRYRDQLMLLAALDLAATVENEPVLPYQVVGRHLTALADAALTAALAVAVARVCRDGPVPVRLAVIAMGKSGACELNYVSDVDVVFVAEPADATATRLAAEMMSVASAAFFEVDAALRPEGKAGALVRTLESHVAYYKRWARTWEFQALLKNRPMTGDLELGEKYRDALMPMVWTASERPDFVADVQAMRRRVEDLVPADLRERELKLGHGSLRDVEFAVQLLQLVHGRVDESLHVQGTVEALTALAAGGYIGRDDAANLTASYEFLRLLEHRLQLQRLRRTHTLPAADDEEGMRWLARAAHIRPDGRQDAVGVLAAEIRRNAVRVRRLHAKLFYRPLLESVVKMEPDALRLSPDAAIRQLAALGYQAPQHALGHLKALTGGVSRKGRIQALLLPTLLEWLGETPNPDAGLLAYRRVSEGLDDQIWFLRELRDEGAIAQRLMIVLGSSEYLPDLLINAPDTIRMYADGPGGPLLLSPQPEDVARGIMTAAARYDDPKRAVAAARSLRRHELARVASADLLGMLDVQQVCRALSSVWVAVLEASLAAVIRASEAELSAPAPADLAVIGMGRLGGMELGYGSDADVLFVCDPRPGEDETKAVKWAINVADKVQQLLGAPSTDPPLHVDAGLRPEGRNGALVRTLAAYAAYYQQWAQPWEVQALLRAHQVAGDQQLGLRFLHTIDKVRYPAGGVSAEAVREIRRIKARVDAERLPRGANPATHTKLGRGGLADIEWTVQLMQLRYAHDVIGLHNTSTLESLNVIEQHELLAAADVALLRDAWLTATKARNALVLVRGKPADQLPGPGRLLSAVARVAGWPNDDGSEFLDHYMRVTRRAKAVVERVFGQ; the protein is encoded by the coding sequence ATGGTCCGGCCACCGTCTGCTCGCTCGGCTGTCCCCAGCGTCGGACGGCTCGGCTTGCTCGAGCCCTCCGCCGCAGCCTCATTGCGCGAATTGGGCTGGGACAACGTCGAAGGTATTCCCGTGCTCTGGGCGTTGTCGCGCGCACCCGACGCCGACCTCGCGCTGAACACCCTGATCAAACTGCGCGAGCAGCTCGGGACCGATTGGGCGACACTGGATTCGGCGATCCGGGCGGAAACCTCGTTGCGGGGCAGGCTGTTCGCCTTGCTCGGCTCGTCCAGCGCGTTCGCCGATCACCTGGTCGCCGACCCGGCGGCCTGGCAGATCCTGCGCCGCAAGGGCCTGCCGACGCGCGACGAGTTGATCGCGGACCTGCTCGACACGGTCGACGCGGTGCCGGAGCAGGGACCCAATGCGGGGCCGTTGCTGTTCCGGGCCGGTCAGTCGGGTCCCGAGGTGGTCGCGCTGCTGCGCAAGCGGTATCGCGATCAGCTGATGCTGCTCGCGGCGCTCGACCTCGCCGCCACCGTCGAAAACGAGCCGGTACTTCCGTACCAGGTAGTCGGGCGGCACCTTACGGCCTTGGCGGACGCGGCGCTGACCGCGGCGCTCGCGGTGGCGGTGGCCCGGGTCTGCAGGGACGGGCCGGTGCCGGTGCGGCTCGCGGTGATCGCCATGGGCAAGAGCGGCGCGTGCGAGTTGAACTACGTCAGCGATGTCGACGTGGTGTTCGTCGCCGAGCCCGCCGACGCCACCGCGACCCGGTTGGCCGCCGAAATGATGAGCGTCGCCAGCGCTGCCTTTTTCGAGGTCGACGCGGCGCTGCGACCGGAGGGCAAGGCGGGCGCGCTGGTGCGCACGCTGGAATCGCATGTCGCCTACTACAAGCGGTGGGCGCGGACCTGGGAGTTCCAGGCGCTGTTGAAGAACCGGCCGATGACCGGCGACCTGGAACTGGGGGAGAAGTACCGGGACGCGCTGATGCCGATGGTGTGGACTGCCTCCGAGCGCCCCGACTTCGTGGCCGACGTGCAGGCGATGCGGCGACGGGTGGAAGACCTGGTCCCCGCCGATCTACGCGAGCGCGAGCTGAAGCTCGGACACGGCAGCCTGCGTGACGTCGAATTCGCCGTCCAGCTCCTGCAATTGGTGCACGGACGGGTCGACGAGTCGCTGCACGTGCAGGGCACCGTCGAGGCGTTGACCGCATTGGCCGCCGGTGGCTACATCGGCCGCGACGACGCCGCGAATCTCACCGCGTCCTATGAGTTCCTGCGTCTGCTCGAACATCGGCTCCAGCTGCAGCGGTTGCGGCGCACGCACACCCTGCCCGCCGCGGATGACGAGGAGGGCATGCGCTGGCTGGCCCGCGCCGCGCACATCCGGCCGGACGGCAGGCAGGACGCGGTCGGCGTGCTGGCCGCCGAGATCCGCCGAAATGCGGTGCGGGTGCGGCGATTACACGCCAAGCTGTTCTACCGGCCGCTGCTCGAATCGGTGGTCAAGATGGAGCCGGACGCGTTGCGGCTCAGTCCCGACGCGGCGATCCGGCAGTTGGCCGCGCTGGGTTACCAGGCGCCCCAGCACGCGCTCGGGCACCTGAAAGCACTCACCGGCGGGGTGTCGCGCAAGGGCCGAATCCAGGCGCTGCTGCTGCCGACCCTGCTCGAATGGCTCGGCGAGACACCGAATCCCGACGCGGGGCTGCTCGCCTACCGGCGGGTGTCCGAGGGGCTCGACGACCAGATCTGGTTCCTGCGCGAACTGCGCGACGAGGGCGCGATAGCGCAGCGGCTGATGATCGTGCTCGGCTCCTCGGAGTACCTGCCCGACTTGCTGATCAACGCGCCGGACACCATCCGGATGTACGCCGACGGGCCCGGCGGTCCGCTGCTGCTCAGCCCGCAGCCGGAAGACGTCGCGCGCGGCATCATGACCGCCGCGGCCCGCTACGACGATCCGAAACGTGCTGTGGCCGCGGCACGTTCGCTGCGCAGGCACGAGCTGGCCCGGGTCGCCTCGGCCGATTTGCTCGGGATGCTCGACGTGCAACAGGTCTGCCGGGCGCTGTCCTCGGTGTGGGTCGCGGTGCTGGAAGCCTCACTCGCGGCGGTGATCCGGGCGAGCGAGGCCGAATTGAGCGCCCCCGCACCCGCCGACCTCGCGGTGATCGGCATGGGCAGACTCGGCGGCATGGAGCTCGGCTACGGGTCCGATGCCGACGTGCTGTTCGTCTGCGATCCGCGCCCGGGTGAGGACGAGACCAAGGCCGTGAAGTGGGCGATCAACGTCGCCGACAAGGTGCAGCAATTGCTCGGCGCACCGAGCACCGACCCGCCGCTGCACGTGGATGCCGGGCTGCGCCCCGAGGGGCGCAACGGCGCGCTGGTCCGCACGCTGGCCGCCTATGCCGCCTACTACCAGCAGTGGGCACAGCCGTGGGAGGTGCAGGCGTTGCTGCGGGCGCACCAGGTCGCGGGCGATCAGCAGCTCGGACTGCGTTTCCTGCACACCATCGACAAGGTGCGCTACCCGGCGGGTGGCGTGTCGGCCGAAGCGGTGCGCGAGATCCGCCGGATCAAGGCTCGCGTCGACGCCGAACGACTACCGCGCGGGGCCAACCCCGCCACCCACACCAAGCTCGGTCGCGGCGGTCTCGCCGACATCGAATGGACCGTTCAGCTGATGCAGTTGCGCTACGCGCACGACGTCATCGGCTTGCACAACACCTCGACGCTGGAGTCGCTGAACGTCATCGAGCAGCACGAACTCCTCGCCGCCGCCGACGTCGCCCTGCTCAGGGACGCCTGGCTCACCGCGACCAAGGCTCGCAACGCACTGGTCCTGGTGCGCGGCAAACCCGCCGACCAGCTGCCCGGCCCCGGTCGCCTGCTCTCCGCCGTCGCCCGCGTCGCGGGCTGGCCCAACGACGACGGCAGCGAATTCCTCGACCACTACATGCGGGTCACCCGCAGAGCGAAAGCGGTGGTGGAGCGCGTCTTCGGGCAATAG